From one Streptomyces sp. ICC1 genomic stretch:
- a CDS encoding FtsX-like permease family protein: protein MAVALGVALMTVMGLGLAASAALPAGVEVVGLNSMLGTAGAVSSFVSVFVVASTFSYAVAQRRRELGLLRLAGSTPGQLRRLVMTEAAAVGLAGSAAGLVLGRAGAPLMARWTVSQGLAPASYLIGDQAWPLHAAFWTGLVVALSGAYAASRRAGRVGPLEALREAATDERPMTPGRWAAGGGLLLFAVAFAGWRLGTDPGSLLKRKTYTWQPMLLISACGLLAPVLVRPVVRLLMWVPVRLTSYAGRLVRANASAGIRRTAAVAAPVLVMVALTGSLVGSVLTLAEAKAVEARGRTGADWVLTGGRLPQHPEIPGASALSVAGTELTVLEEGFVKVRTEASAVDPAALAAVSRLPVVAGSVADLDDGGIVVTEEWWQHRVGDSVPLWRADGTAAHLRVVAVMRTGTGDNGAYVTARNAPGAQVSRIEVKAPPAASAAVREAAGRWDATLRSKADWVEATHPRANRFTVLGFVLVIGIALVYTAIALANTLLMATSDRAGELRLLRLAGATRTQVLAVTTAESLLTAAVGALLGTAVTAFNLAGMRAALAVLGVDSPVVVPWLPMAAAAAVCTVLAILSTLLPAARALRRHARAQGAGPG, encoded by the coding sequence GTGGCAGTGGCCCTGGGGGTCGCGCTGATGACCGTCATGGGACTGGGGCTCGCGGCTTCGGCGGCGCTGCCCGCGGGTGTGGAGGTGGTGGGCCTCAATTCGATGCTGGGCACGGCGGGCGCGGTGAGCTCGTTCGTGTCGGTGTTCGTGGTCGCGTCCACGTTCTCGTACGCCGTGGCGCAGCGGCGGCGCGAGCTGGGGCTGCTGCGGCTGGCGGGGTCGACACCGGGGCAGCTGCGGCGCCTGGTGATGACGGAGGCGGCGGCCGTCGGGCTGGCCGGGTCCGCGGCGGGTCTCGTCCTGGGGCGGGCGGGTGCGCCGCTGATGGCGCGGTGGACGGTTTCGCAGGGGCTGGCGCCCGCCTCGTACCTGATCGGGGATCAGGCCTGGCCGCTGCACGCGGCGTTCTGGACCGGCCTGGTGGTCGCCCTGTCGGGGGCGTACGCCGCCTCCCGCCGGGCGGGCCGGGTCGGCCCGCTGGAGGCGCTGCGGGAGGCCGCGACGGACGAGCGTCCGATGACGCCGGGCCGGTGGGCGGCCGGGGGCGGGCTGCTGCTGTTCGCGGTCGCCTTCGCCGGCTGGCGGCTCGGCACGGATCCGGGCAGCCTGCTGAAGCGCAAGACGTACACCTGGCAGCCGATGCTGCTGATCTCCGCGTGCGGCCTGCTGGCCCCCGTGCTCGTACGGCCCGTCGTGCGGCTGCTGATGTGGGTCCCGGTCCGGCTGACCTCCTACGCGGGCCGGCTGGTGCGGGCGAACGCCTCGGCCGGGATCCGCCGGACGGCGGCGGTGGCGGCGCCGGTGCTGGTGATGGTCGCGCTGACCGGGTCGCTCGTGGGCTCGGTCCTGACCCTGGCCGAGGCGAAGGCGGTGGAGGCCCGCGGCAGGACCGGCGCGGACTGGGTGCTGACGGGCGGCCGGCTGCCGCAGCACCCCGAGATCCCGGGCGCGAGCGCCCTGTCGGTGGCCGGGACGGAGCTGACGGTCCTGGAGGAGGGCTTCGTGAAGGTCCGGACGGAGGCCTCGGCGGTCGATCCGGCGGCGTTGGCGGCGGTCTCCCGGCTGCCGGTGGTGGCGGGGTCGGTGGCGGACCTGGACGACGGGGGCATCGTGGTCACGGAGGAGTGGTGGCAGCACCGGGTCGGGGACTCCGTACCCCTGTGGCGGGCGGACGGGACGGCCGCGCACCTGCGCGTGGTGGCGGTGATGCGGACCGGCACCGGCGACAACGGCGCCTACGTGACGGCGCGCAACGCCCCGGGCGCGCAGGTCTCCCGGATCGAGGTGAAGGCCCCGCCGGCCGCGTCCGCCGCGGTCCGGGAGGCGGCGGGGCGCTGGGACGCGACGCTGCGCTCGAAGGCCGACTGGGTGGAGGCGACGCACCCCCGCGCCAACCGCTTCACCGTGCTCGGCTTCGTCCTGGTCATCGGCATCGCGCTGGTCTACACGGCGATCGCGCTGGCCAACACCCTGCTGATGGCGACCTCGGACCGGGCCGGCGAACTGCGCCTGCTCCGCCTGGCCGGCGCCACCCGCACCCAGGTCCTCGCCGTGACGACCGCCGAGTCCCTGCTGACGGCCGCGGTCGGAGCCCTCCTCGGCACGGCGGTCACGGCATTCAACCTGGCGGGCATGCGCGCCGCCCTGGCGGTCCTCGGTGTCGACTCCCCGGTCGTGGTCCCCTGGCTCCCGATGGCCGCGGCGGCCGCCGTCTGCACCGTCCTCGCGATCCTGAGCACCCTCCTCCCGGCGGCCCGCGCGCTGCGCCGCCACGCGCGGGCGCAAGGCGCGGGGCCGGGGTGA
- a CDS encoding PQQ-binding-like beta-propeller repeat protein, with amino-acid sequence MRMTAVVGTALSLGLVAGCSAGAGTDAKAGGGTQKAGEASPSAAKGPVYAGAPVPGLAKEQAWSLPGGGGMTCAGEASKGDKTERSICALGDAVVVTGPSDTGGLTARLLDAKSGEVRKKFDFEKPADGGSATYAPERLVQVGEWRDGSPALLVRTRVDTPEKDLKKASTQTVLTMYAPSGEQLGSSTFDGDSRMDTPVRGGYVVDTSAGGGDARFLPIGAGETLNPGFSYLGSKGQVGPGLGYSWTEETTFQPYAGWLVATDIRSGKKAWSTKDLAPPAAIAKLVTPESATTARMAPLHGDKAVLEWSAYGRTEAVLTSIDLKTGRRIAEGPGIDANGTVDDDGQAVSPDGKTAVVQYGKGAVAWNPETGKELWRQAKDEQNIRPRALPGNGVLYAVLESGKAVALGAGDKKLLTAEMEELPQFTANGYAVVRSADGLFVFATQPV; translated from the coding sequence ATGCGTATGACGGCAGTGGTCGGTACGGCACTGTCGCTGGGCCTTGTCGCCGGGTGCTCCGCAGGGGCGGGGACGGACGCCAAGGCCGGTGGGGGGACGCAGAAGGCGGGGGAGGCGTCACCGTCTGCCGCGAAGGGCCCGGTCTACGCGGGCGCGCCGGTGCCCGGGCTGGCCAAGGAGCAGGCGTGGAGCCTGCCGGGCGGCGGCGGGATGACCTGCGCGGGTGAAGCGTCCAAGGGGGACAAGACGGAGCGCAGCATCTGCGCGCTGGGGGACGCCGTCGTCGTCACCGGGCCATCGGACACGGGCGGCCTCACCGCCCGGCTCCTCGACGCCAAGAGCGGCGAGGTGCGCAAGAAGTTCGACTTCGAGAAGCCCGCGGACGGCGGGTCCGCGACGTACGCGCCGGAGCGGCTCGTGCAGGTCGGCGAGTGGCGGGACGGTTCGCCGGCGCTGCTGGTGCGTACCCGTGTCGACACGCCGGAGAAGGACCTGAAGAAGGCCTCCACCCAGACCGTGCTGACCATGTACGCGCCGTCCGGCGAGCAGTTGGGGAGCTCGACCTTCGACGGGGATTCCCGTATGGACACCCCGGTCCGGGGCGGCTACGTCGTGGACACCAGCGCCGGCGGCGGCGACGCCAGGTTCCTCCCGATCGGTGCCGGGGAGACGTTGAACCCCGGCTTCTCGTACCTCGGAAGCAAGGGGCAGGTCGGCCCCGGCCTCGGCTACTCCTGGACCGAGGAGACCACCTTCCAGCCGTACGCCGGGTGGCTGGTCGCGACGGACATCCGATCGGGCAAGAAGGCGTGGAGCACGAAGGACCTCGCGCCGCCGGCCGCCATCGCCAAGCTGGTCACCCCGGAGTCGGCGACCACCGCGCGGATGGCCCCGCTGCACGGGGACAAGGCCGTCCTCGAGTGGTCCGCGTACGGCCGGACCGAAGCGGTCCTGACGTCGATCGACCTCAAGACCGGTCGCCGGATCGCCGAGGGCCCGGGCATCGACGCCAACGGCACCGTCGATGACGACGGCCAGGCCGTCTCACCCGACGGCAAGACCGCCGTCGTGCAGTACGGCAAGGGCGCCGTCGCCTGGAATCCGGAGACCGGCAAGGAGCTGTGGCGCCAGGCGAAGGACGAGCAGAACATCAGGCCGCGGGCCCTCCCGGGCAACGGCGTCCTCTACGCGGTGCTGGAGAGCGGGAAGGCCGTCGCCCTCGGCGCCGGGGACAAGAAGCTGCTCACCGCCGAGATGGAGGAACTGCCGCAGTTCACGGCGAACGGGTACGCCGTCGTCCGCAGCGCCGACGGCCTCTTCGTCTTCGCCACCCAGCCCGTCTGA